In Panicum virgatum strain AP13 chromosome 5K, P.virgatum_v5, whole genome shotgun sequence, the genomic window TCGTCATTGCTTGTGCTCGCAGAGGAGATGTCAGCGTCTGCAGGAACGGGAGATGGACATGATGCGGGTTCCAGGCCGGGCTCCAGCCTCCATGTCTCCACTGACTGATGAGGTCAGAGAAGTTTTGGTGACGCTGATGGGCCAATTTGGCCACTTTACAGGATTTGTAATTCGTATTTTAATACATTCCTTCCTACCTTCTCTAATTTTTTGCAATATTTTATGAATATTTCTATCTCTATTTCTTCTCTactataaaaaaaactaatttggTGTGCCGTGCGATTAAAATGCACAATCTACCGACTACCCGCCATTGCTCTAACACTAGCCTCCAAAACAGCAATTATCCGCTGTCCAACGATCACTGCAGGCGCACATTGCACCCCCACCCGTAATAAGCGCTTTGTCATGCCACTATGGTTTTGTGGCCGTCCGCTGCTGGAAATTAAAAGTAGTCTCTGGTGTCGGGTTCGCTGGTATACCAACGGCGCACGTTGTCCGATGTTGATGGAGGGGATATCTCGAGATTTGAACCGGCTTCGAGTTTTCATTTATAatgatgtactccctccgttccaattTAACTGCACGTCTGGGATAGAAGGGAGCAATTAACATACCTGTAAAATTACCATACTGCCCCTTCTATCATTTGCGGTAAACGGACGAGAGCCTTTGGGGTAGCCTCGTTGGTTTTTTTAATATACTAGCATAGACGCACGTGCGACACGCATGTGATTtaaaaaatctaattagattttaaTTCAAAAGTATATTAAATTAATATTTAAAATGAATTCCAAAAACGTGTATCATGATTAACGTCACTACTATCTCATAACATTTGCCATTTTTTATCATGTTTATCGGTGTGAAACTACAGTTTGACACTGATACTTTTAATCTCTTAAACTTCTACATGATAgtaatttaattcaaaatttagcACTCAACTTGACGACTAAAATAAATTGTCTGATTGTACTCCGAAGGCTCCATGTAAAAGTAACACAAGTTTCTCCATGTACAATTAATACAACAACTTCTATCTACTTAAAATATCTATCTGCATCTAGGAGAAACAACCGGTCAAGTCCATCTAAAATGTGCCACTATGTACATTGAGGAAATATCAAATAATTCTGACAGGAAATAGTCAATCCACAAAGGGGAAATTTATTGGATCCAAAAGCTGCTTTACATTAAGCATCTTTGGAGCAAACAAATGCAACGGTTCATTTATAATCTCTATATACTATAACTAAAAAACACAACATGGAAAGCGATGAGGTGAGCACCCTGTTGCAGTAGAGCCATCATATCAGGCGCAGCAGGGTGCGAGGGGAGCGAGCTCCCCTCCAGGAGCCTCCACCACAGAGAGCACAAGCAGGACCGCAGAGTATCAATCTTGCTCGCAAACAACGACCACAAATCTTTCGATTGAACAAAAACAATATGACGGTATTATGGGAGGGTACTTCCCTCCGCAACTCATAGAGTTGGGGCTATCAATCATGGCGGCGCCCAATGGAGAGACATGCAGGTCGATGTCGGCAGCCGCAGCCACGGCGTAGCCAGCTAGCCACTGCTGCTCCGATTCCATCCACAGTCCGATGTGTCAACGGGCCACTCATCGCGGCATCAAAACAAATCGCTCGGGAGGGGAGAGGCACgacagaaaaggaaaaggatggGAGAAGGAAGCGTTTCGGAGAGGAGATATGGGTACGATCGCGGGTACGCAGCAGGTCGCGGTGAAAAAAAAGTAAAGAGCTTTTGGTAGAAACATCTCCTAACTCGCAGTTTTTATGAGTCTCCACCCCTCCCACCTTCCTCGGCCCTGACAGGTGGATCCGGCATGAGGGGTACGGTTAATCCAATATGGGTGAGAAAAGTTTCCAATTATTTTTGATATAGCATATATCATGATTGGACTCATCTGTTAACAGAgaaacaaaatgaaaaaaaaatagtggtGCATTGCTCCACGTCCAAGATTCCAGTCAGTGATGCGCTGCCTCTGCAACAGTCAGACCTATATGTCCCTATcattttgggacaaattttaaaGCATGGAAGTGTACTTAAactggaatggagggagtacggtCCATCTAAAATTCTAAATAGGGTGTACTATGGTCTCACATAAATAATATAGTATGTGCAGCTACGTCGTGGCCAAAATACGTCTTTCTCGTCACCATCGCTTCTTCATCCTCATCCTGTCGGTGCAGCCAGCCCTGCAGTATGTCGAGGCGGCGGAGCCCGCAGGGGTCCGCCGGCCCACCCCGGCACCTCCGATCCTCGCCTGCGCAGTGTAGCCAGCAGAGGGCTGCTGACAGCGCCATCGCCTCCACGCCCGCTGTTGGCGATCGATTTCGATGATTTTTATCACCAAGATTTATATGGATTTTATGCTTTTAAAGTTATAATCTTGCTAAATTATTTACACGGAtaaattccacaagttttgttGAGTGTACGAATTCAAGCACTCCGTGTACAAATTTTGGCCGATGTCGAAGAAATCCCTGCCCGGCACCATGGAATTTCATGACCAAACTTCACTAACATGCAGACAAACACAAGTCCAAGTAATCCTAGCTAGTAATCCTAACGTCGGTGCATCCTACGACCAAAGGCTTGAGCCATGGATCATAGGACCCTCCTGCAGGTCTACCCGGTGAAGATTCCAACTGGAAGCATTGCAGTTTtggccaaaaaaaaattaaatccggagagggagagagagcccGCGCACGATTTTTCACGCGAAATACATGCGCATGCGGTGGCTGGGATTCAAAATTGGGATCTTTTGCCTCGTATGTATCTTTCTTATCATTTCACTTACACATCATTTGTGATGGAAAGAGAGATATTTTCTTTTTAAAGTAATCCATGAATGAACACAACTGGTACCTAAGGCTATCCATAGGCACCAGGTGATGTTACCAATTGGTATTAAAACTATAGGCTTTCATCCACCCCAGAAGTATCAGTATGTATAGGTACCTGGTATTCTTTATGCTAGTACTTTTGAGGTgccttgttttctagtagtaaTATTAGAGTATTGAATCATTGATAGTTAGGAGCGGCTGCAAATATCTTTTGTCCACACAAATCCAAGTATTCTTTTTCAAAGTGGCAAGTCCTCAAATTATCTTAAACGAAGTGGTATGGATCTATAGCAAAGCAGTAATTAATTTGCTCCCCCGCTCCATTTAAACATTGAAATTAATTCTTGCTACACGATGACATACTATAGTTGGCAAATATTAGTTACTCTCCAAAAGATGCAGCAAATACTTTACAGTTCCATTTGTCAATTATTTATAGCAGTGGTGCAATATATACTAGTAGTGCTAACCCATACTCCAGGGTACAAAACATAAGATGGCGACGATGTTCGAGCTGAGAttcggccgccggcctccattTGTCGTCGcagtagcggcggcggccatggtgctGATCACCGTGATGATGATCAGCGGGGGCGCAGAAGCCTCGCTAACTCGGAAGATGAGCAACGGCGGCGGACTGGCACGCTTCTTTCCACTTCCACCCATTATTCCGACGGATCCGATGCCGCCACCGCCCAGGACGCCGCCTCGCCACCACCTGCAGAGAAATCCGTCGCCCGCGCATGGGATCAACGAGCAGGACGGCATGCCTGCACCTGAAACCGCACGGAGTGGAAAAGTATCGGAGGTGGAGCTCCCTGAAGTGCTAGGAGCCGAGCTGAATTAATATGTTCATGATGGGGtcatagtcacaggattcggggtcgatgcctcgtccctccACCCAGGAacgtcgttccgattcgagggtcggggtcgaagagggtcagtgtcccatttaaggttggatcgtgtcccggtttgaaaggggtcgcagccccattgctagcagatttaattgcgATAAGGAGGTTAAGTacagtggattggtgtggtttttgttagacaataagctgagtacgtgtagcatggtctaaatgtactcttttatatgtttcttatatgcttgtgcagattagtttcttcattagtagcatatatatagtttttgtctttatcgatcagaagatatcgaccccgatgaatcagggttgcgtcccacataataatttatcgttccatagatgtatacccccttcgtaccataattttataaagtgagaccctcgaccctcgaccccgttcctcgacccggtcgacccaggaactttgtgactatggatGGGGTATTTTGCAGGTACTCCAATCTCGAGAGATATCAATCCATTTGTATTATCAATAGTACTGTAAGAGTAACGATGATAAGGAGAACAAAGATCATGAATGAATAAGAATAGTGCACTACATAATTGTTTATTAATCACTCTTTCTAGAGCGTGTTTGGCCGATGCCAATAGGCTTTGCTAGAATACATACTAATCCTCTCGATCCATACGTCCTGGTAGGAACTGAGGTTTATCATTTTAATTTCCCTCCAATGCAGAGTAATAGAAGTGAATAAGTTTATATCATAGCCattacccaaaaaaaaaaaagtttatatCATAGCCAGAAAATAGGCCTTTAGTACTGGTAGCTACTGCTaggctggcggcggcgtgcccACAGACACCCCTACCCATGGGAGGCGATGCCAGATCCAAAGGCTGGTGTGGCTTGTTGGTGTAAATTATAATTTTAGtggaaatatttttcttctattaaaaATAGTCTTCATCCTCTTTCGTCAAATTTTTGGATATGCAAATGGAGTCTCCATGAGAAGTATGGTAGTTCTAATTTTGGTAAGAATGAGTTTCAAATAATTCAACTTTTATGGTATATAGATAACATATTCAGAGTAGGCCATTGCTTGCTTTCTCCGTGATTCAGTTCTGTCCGATACAGCCCACTGGGTGCGTATTGATGACCAGGTTTAATTTAGAGCCCCAGCATAACCTTTTGGGTTGCTCCCGGCTATGCGAAATCTTATCATGATGGAGAGGAGACTTGTGGCTATCCTTGTTGGGCTATAGATTGACTCATTTGGTAACATATGCGAGGTCAAAATCATGATAAATCTAGGACCAAGCATTCGGTTTTTGGGTTGGTTCGTTTTGGCTTTCAGGAATCAAGCAAATCAACAACCAAAATTTGGTGTTAATTTTTTTCAGTGGCTCCAAATTGAACCGCCGTTCACTTCAGCCCACCGCCACCGTGTAAAGAACATGATCTTAGTAGactattgtttgtgattttagtaATTATGTGACAATATAATTATTGgaactaacaagtttgtgagatcatatttgtaaaatttttaggTTCCATGAATGTAATTTGATGTCTACAATCCGCCGTCGAGATATGTCCAATTTGCCGTAGAGATGCCAAGTCATAGTGAAAAACCAGAGATCCAATTGACCACTGCGACACATTGGAGAAGTGTCAGCAGAATTAGTTGCACTGGTTCAACCGATGCACAGGCATCAGTCTAACTGATGGTCACCAGGTAAACTGACGATGGGGCATCGGTACATTGgacaacgcgctttggagatcAACTGGAGAATACattagcaccggttaaaccgatggcgCGCAGAAGGGCATTGGTGCATTCACCGTACTattactcagagagcatgtcaagctgCGAGAAGCTAGGTCTTCAGctccggttaaaccgacggtgcaCAGaagagcatcggtgcattcactGTACCATTACTTAGAGAGCATGTGAAGAGGCCAAGAGCTAAATCTtcatcaccggttgaactgacagGGTGTCGGTGCAATGTATTGATTTAACCGATGACAGCTGAGTCAGCAGCGGAGCATGTCAGAGGattcaacggctagttttggcaTATGTGTGACTAGTTAAACCGACGGTACCCACCGGTTTAACTGATGCCTACACAGAAAAAGGCATAATGGCTAGCAACGACTCTATCGACTTagcggcctatatatatgccatcttCCGGTCATTTGAAGTTTGTTGGAGTGGAGACAAGCAGAATGTAACACTTCTATTATAAATATAGTTTATTTCTACTTGCACGTCGAGTAAAATACGTACTTGCACCAATCCTACTAACGATTTGGTTATGGTTTTGCGTAAATGGTTTAATCCGGAGTTAGAATGCATTTGGCACTTGTATTTATATATTAGTAAACCTCACTTAAAACTAATAAGATGTAACTATCACCCACACCCCCTCACATATGGATCATTTTGGGCTTTAATTCATTTTGGACTGGGATGTCACCCGAAAACCCATGTTATGTTTTAGAGATAGGGATTATAATAAGGTAGCTCTTGGTAGTACATGGGTGTTTGTAACGGCAGAGGCTGATCAATTGCTTCGTAATTTTTTGAGTGATATTCAGCAATTAGTTGCTGAGCATTTAGCAGTTTTTCGATGGAACAAAGAAAAGGTACCTACTTGGGAATCTTGTCACTGCCAAAATGTTTTGGGCAAGACAACAGAGGACCACCACAATTGCAATTTTCCAAACAAAGATGCACGCACGCGGAACAGTCAAGAGTCCCACGCAGAGCAGAAGCGCATCAGATTCGATTCTTATCGTCGGTGAGAAGGTAGATAGACCCCCGGCCATTTCCAATTTTGTTGCCTTATCAATTGCTGCCTGGCcacataaaaaacaaaaaaatataggCGTTCAGAGAAATTGGCGTCTGAGATGTCACGTTGTCAACCAGAGCCAAAGACTAGAAAAAAagaagcagagagagagagagagagagagagagagagagagagagagagaggaaacgAAAAAGGAGCTGATCCGTCTCCACTCAGAGGAAGCGATCACGAAGATCAAACCAAGGCAGCACAAAGAAATCAGGGCGAAAACAGTAGCTTTTCAACATTAGAAAAAATATGTTGAATTCCTGTGCTACAAATCTACAATACAAGCACGCGTGTCGGGCCGGTCATACTATGAAATACTCCTAGTACATGAGCAATTAGCGTGTTTCAGGTGCTCTCTGCTTTTCTGGTGGCTCACACATCAGTCAATCTAGAATGGTGAAGCTGCAAGTATTTATTTTGATATAGGTTTGaggcttttctttttttttcttctaaaaactACACTCATTTTAACAATTACctagtattttttttgtaaaatgaGTTGATTATCTAGTCTACGGGAATCCGACAGCACTCCGATGATTGGAGAAACTGCTCGATCGTTTGGTGGAGTAAATTAACTGAGATTGAAACTAGAAAGTCATCACCATACGATCGAGTGGGTACCAGATAAAGACATTTGCCTCCATAAACTGGCGTCGGTGGTTTCATTGCGGATTTTACGGATGAGACAAAGATGGCACAATCTCCGATGCATGCCTTTGATCGTTGTTACGTTGTATTTATAATAaaatctactccctccatcccaaaaaaatataaatatcacTTCTCGAGGAGTCAAACCATTTATATTACAACatatgtatctttagattaatcatgtaatatatttctatactacATCTATTCGAAGTCACAAATGTtagtaaatttttgaataaatttggtcaaaattaaaatggTTTGACTCCTCGGAAAGCGAGATTTACAttctttttgggacggaggaagTATTAAATTCGTTGTATTGTAAAAGTACGTACATTTCCAGAAAAAACTACATGTGCGTTCCATGTCGTTGATCAAGGTATTCCACAAAATATTCATAACCTGTATGTTTGAAAAGTTGAGCTGATTTTATCTAAAAGATCAGATGCATGCACCGATGGAACTTCACCACACCAGAACAAAAAAGTTGCATAATTAAATCCTAGATGCAAAGGCTACTTTAGTTACTCGATGCAAAAGCTTTTCAAAATCTTCTACAGATGCTTCTCATAATAACTCCAATCATCCTGGTTTGCTTTGACTGTCACTGATGCTTCCTTCAGTAACTGAAACTGGCTTGTGCATACAAATCTTTAACACAGGGCCGGGGATGTAGGTTCGATTCTATGGTCCCTTCATATATAATCAGGTTATTTTTCCAACATCCCATGACGGATCCGGAGGGGTTTAAGCCTGTTGCTGGCAGTTCACATTCTTGCAGCTGCAAAGACTGAACAACCAACCACATAACAGGGATGTCTATAATAGGTACCGGTATGAAGATGAACCATTCATCTTTATATtagtacttttggggtggatctttggcgtgttttctagtAATGCAATGTTCCTGCCATTTGTCACTCCAAACAGACAATgtttctcaaaagaaaaaaaataatgtgcatggttctcataaaaaaaataatgtgcATGGTGCAGAGCATGTGAGCTTTGCCACTGTATCGAGAACTGCTAACAATGGCGGGGCGGCAGCAACTGCGCCCACCTTTCCACTGAATTACTGAACTCCAgtgtactccctccttccctgtttataaggcatacacgtatatcaagattcaaaccttgtcatctttgaccaataatttgactattaaatttttatttttataatgcaaatttcatatgattggattcataatcaaatatattttacaatgattataagtttataatcaaaagtgatataatatatgataaataaatggtcaaagtgttgtttagaagaccgtgtcatgttccaccatgccttataaacggggaaggagggagtagtattCAATTCGATCGAGCCGTCTTCCGCCGCTGCCTGCCTCGATCAGTTCCTGCAATCCAGTAGCCTTTAGTGCTTAGTGCTAGAGTATTAATGAAAGTTTAAGCAACATGGAACAGACACAGCCCTAGCAATTTGCCATGTTTTCTGCTACTAGATTTTTATGGGATTTACCGCCACCTTATTGTGCAGATTAGAATATATGTGCACTAGTAGTGTAGTGTATTGTGTATATTTACTCTCTTGTTGTATACGTTCTGTCCTGTTCACTAACCATTTTGGCATTTTACAAGCTAAGAGTAGGTTTTTAAGATCAAGAATTCTTTTTTTAGTGTCAGTCTGTAAGCAAGCTCTGCAAAGCATCGGGGAGTTTGTTTTTGACCAAACAAATTGACCAGCAGGTAGGTGCTAGGACGGGGACGGGAAGGGAAAGGGAAGCCTCCTTCCATCCCTTCATCCTTAGGCTCACATTTCAACAAGCGGCAGGCTATGATGACAAGAACGGAGCACCAACCCAAGCCAAGCCAATGTACCAAACGTGGCCGTGATCATCATATACCGTAATCATCATGATGCACTTAGGAACTAGGATAATCATAAACAAATCATCAAGTAGTCGGACCAAATACGCATCCATCTTTAGCCACTGCGAGCAAATCACACATTGTTAATCAATAAAAAGGGAAATATCCCGGCGATCATCTGGGGGACCAAGTTACAAAGACTTAAATCATTGCTTGAACATTGGAAACAATCCTGGAAACTATGTGCTAAAAGGCTATTATATTGAACTAAACGGCCGTTCAATAAGAACATAAATTATTTCTAGGGGTAGGATTTGTGTACGTTTTATAGGAGAGGTGTGTGTatgttgtgagtgtctgagttataCTGTATAATCTCAAAAAATcaaaataataaattatttatatatattcgCAGAAATCTCTTGTTTTGTTTGCGGAAATATATATTTTCGCAGTCCAAATAAGGATAGGCTCAGACGATAAGTCTAATTAAACATTTGAAATAGTATCATTATTTATTACGGTAGTGTTCTTAAAAGTTGATTTAGTTTTATGTATCGTCTCAAGGTAGAGATTATGTTAGCTCATCGTTAAGTTTCTGTAAGTTTCAACAGaatatatttagtacttcaataATTGTCAATTCTGAAAAGATGTATGTATAAAACCGTGTGAATTGCATGGGCTGATGACTAGCAATTGATATATAGGATTTACCAGTGGCCAGGGAAGggaagcatgcatgcatgttcacACGTCCTTAAATTTGTCAACAAAGTTCTCACCTAATGGTATGCACTTTGTTAGTATTAAAACCCTCCCCAGCCGGCCTCTCCTTGAAACTGAGGAACATGGTGGCGAAAAGGCGGGCACGCACAAATTGATTCGATTCGATTgagaaaggaagaaagaaaagcaTGGGTGGTGGTTGTTCGTCGAGATGCCTGCTTTTTCCATTTTGTTCTTCGTTCCTCCATCTGGACCATATCGTCTCTGATGGATGGCGACTCCGGGTCCCACTGTGCACTGCTCCAGTGTGCAAATCCAAATCAAATCCCTCACCGCTAGCTAGTCGCTGAAGTGGCGGCCTGATTTGTCTTACTTCACATCTCCTAGCAGCTAAGGACTGCCAGTTGCTGAAGAAAATCGCTTGCTTACTTGTGCAATTGACTTGGCTCGGTTGGTCACCACAGATGCGTTTAATTTTCTGCAAACTGCAACTAGAATAGTCCCCTGCCATTGAGATGGCATCTTGATCGTGTGTTCAGCGTATACCACGTTCGTACTTCGTACAAAGCCTGATTGAACTTATCTGAAGATTAGCATAAATTAAGCTTTCTATAAGATTCAAGAACCAAGATCTAGCTGCCGTGATCTGGATCGTCCAATGACACACAggcggctgctcctgctgctgctgtcgtctTCACCCTTCAGTCAGCCCATCAGACACAGTAGTATAAGATGATGAGGCACAATGAGTGAGAAGAATCAGATGCGCCACTacccaccagtccaccacaaaggcagcagcagcaacccaaCCAAACAGAGCATAGCAGAGCCAGAAACTCGACTCGATCAGCAAGTTGCAAGCTCTGTAATTAGTCACCCTCCTCCAGCTTGATACACTCTCGATCTTGGTTCCGGCTGCATGGCTTCCTTGCTGCGGTGGAAGGATAAGTACGTGAAGGAGAAGCTGCAGGgcctctcctgctcctcctcggcctccacctccgtcgtcgtcgcctccggCCGCGCCATCGACCGCCACTCCCCGCGCCTCCGGGACCCTCACCGGCGCCTCCCGCCGTCGGTGCCCAGGCCACCCGGCTCTCCTTATTACGGTAGTCCTGCCAGTACTAGCAAagattcctcctcctcctccctgaaGCAGCAGAAGCAGCTTCACCACCACCATGACGACGGCAAAGacaaaaggaagaagaagagcgcaGAAGGAGCGGCcgctggtggtggcggcagcTCGTCCACGCCGTCGGAgcacaagaagaacaagaagaagcaggCGGTCGCGCAGCTGCAGCTGGTGAGCCCCGCGAGCTCCTCCAGGTTCCTACTCAACTCGTCCAGGCTGATGATGCAGTCTGACGACGACATCACCGTCGTCGACTCCCTGCCGCCGATCCCGTCGTCCCCGCGGCGCCCCTCGTTcatcgacgacgacgatgacatcACCGGCGCTGACTCCTTGCCGCCGCTCCCATCCCCTCGGCCGGCGTTCATCGACGACGACATGTTCCCCAACCGCGGCGATCGCACGTCGCGGCCTTCTGTTCCGGCATGGCCACAGCTCGAGGCGCGGCGCGTGGAATTATTCCCAGAGCCGTCTGCGGGtgcggcggcgtcctcctcctcttcctcgtcgtcgtcagagACAGGacgtcgtgccgccgccggcgaaaaGACTGCCATGACGAGATCTTGCTCCACGAGAACTGGCCAGCACCAGGTGAGATCGATGCTTCCTGCGTCGATGATCGATGCATGACGAACTTGCTACAAGCTTACATTATTCGTTGTCCGATCATCGAGTCGCAAGAATATGTAGTAATCGATCCAGCAATCATTCATGCAGGTGGTGGTGCTGAGGGTGTCTCTGCACTGCAAGGGGTGCGCTGGCAAGGTGAGGAAGCACATCTCCAAGATGGAAGGCGTTAGTTCTTTCGACATCGATATCGCGACGAAGAAGGTGACGGTGGTGGGAGACGTGACGCCGCTGGGCGTGCTCAACAGCATCTCCAAGGTCAAGAGCGCCCAGTTCTGGCCAGAccactccttgtcctcgctgtCCACGCCGCCGCGTGCCTCCGCCTCCTTCTGAGCTTTACATACTCCCCCTCttcagaaaa contains:
- the LOC120706934 gene encoding protein SODIUM POTASSIUM ROOT DEFECTIVE 1-like; protein product: MASLLRWKDKYVKEKLQGLSCSSSASTSVVVASGRAIDRHSPRLRDPHRRLPPSVPRPPGSPYYGSPASTSKDSSSSSLKQQKQLHHHHDDGKDKRKKKSAEGAAAGGGGSSSTPSEHKKNKKKQAVAQLQLVSPASSSRFLLNSSRLMMQSDDDITVVDSLPPIPSSPRRPSFIDDDDDITGADSLPPLPSPRPAFIDDDMFPNRGDRTSRPSVPAWPQLEARRVELFPEPSAGAAASSSSSSSSSETGRRAAAGEKTAMTRSCSTRTGQHQVVVLRVSLHCKGCAGKVRKHISKMEGVSSFDIDIATKKVTVVGDVTPLGVLNSISKVKSAQFWPDHSLSSLSTPPRASASF